Genomic DNA from Pleurodeles waltl isolate 20211129_DDA chromosome 1_2, aPleWal1.hap1.20221129, whole genome shotgun sequence:
tctgcttacagagaaatgcaggagaaatgtaggcagttggaacatgaaaataggaatttacgtgagcaaattagcccgactgaaagttataaaactgctgtttttgaagaatctttcttgtcccattccagtaatgagggggttaagacagctccgagctgcactgagtttccgtgtgagccagggtttttggcagccaaaatgcattccttaactgataacacggacgagagagctcagaatgtgatttacgagttaccgttgcaaaatgcacaagtaaaacgaaggattttagagcaagacaccccgagtttcattagcttgtttgatttttggaaaaagaatagccctcatttgagagaaatcctaacacttttgtacatggtcactgtgaaaaataatatgcagctgcgcgcgtgtgatttggcaaatgaaataatgcagactttaggtttctgcgcagtgcaagaaggaaatacttatgtacatttaaatcaaggaaagaaaatagtgcccctagctagaatcatacaatggatctggtacttgcaagacagggctagagtaccacagataaaagagttaccaatgaaattgtgtgcaccatttgaattcgtgtctactgaagataaaaagcatgtttgttttactgatgattcattgactgaaatgttgttttctggcaccgtagaaggaacagcgttgtataatgtgtgtcagattttaaagcaagagctacgtgagatgtgtcatttttacgctgatttttggttctttgataatgttttagccacatggcttgtacctaactggttcattTACCTTgctgatgttaatgagaaaaatgcagagagagaagtgttcacccagaattctgccttagtggggatggctatgtgggtgccccagaaatgtgaaaaggccacttacaggtgggcagagatgagagagatgcacattcccctagatttgataaaaactgtgcagcacgcacaaaagcaatctgtcatgcaagcagtcacagagcagttggggagaggaaagttaccagaacagaaatggcaaattgatcaggttttagggagagtgattgctgcaaattaccaaggaaaaatcgaaattatgctgatacctagaaaagaatctgattcattcatacaaattggagacagaatggcccaaattgacaaaagtgcagtgaatggaggtttggtaaagaaggagtctgccccagcccttctcacagtgcaagaaaagggaagctgtggcgcagcagataaaaacctcagtgctgatgtgtgggctgaagccccaagtgatcctccagaacctgcagtgaatataacaaagggccccaaaaacgtcctgctgattataaaacagggaaagaaagaggaagggtgcagtttaaatgaaaaatgttatttgcaagaaaagtcatacttgtttcttttgcagatcctaccacgtttcgccactgtccctgagtgtgctgcgtggtcccccttccggtgtgtgcgtgtggggtcggggaagggaccgaatccccaacctgaaccgggctgagtaaagtgccagcaccatggatccattttgcgcaaactgcgccttcagttcaagttcaacttgtttgctgtgtttttttttttttccctctcgtatggaactctgacttttgcttatcttccagcaaacctttcaggtggaccgtgcacctttacatgagcagaactcatgccacatcaaattgctaacactgttgaattagagactcattcagagaaaaaaaaaaaaaattgcccagtcttttctgtatagatgtatctgatgtgaaaggttatgagatcaatgtgttaattcacttctattgctttacagggattgctttgatcattgaaatttgatttgctgataatgtttttttttgtgctgatgttttttgtttttggtttgacacaagagatatgtgaaacaaaaattcattggtcaaagggcggaatgtcctgccatttgataaagtgttgttttgaccaatgactttgtgtttcaccactgcgcatattagtcgctcaatgttcaccagtagcacatggtatgttttgttcagtttagccgcctattggctttgacatggc
This window encodes:
- the LOC138297957 gene encoding uncharacterized protein, which encodes MSENTCVDELPDGAKKNCELFSVWGITEENACVAKRPDVVLRNNSHCIYVEKVCFGSNDDRKVWIPLSAYREMQEKCRQLEHENRNLREQISPTESYKTAVFEESFLSHSSNEGVKTAPSCTEFPCEPGFLAAKMHSLTDNTDERAQNVIYELPLQNAQVKRRILEQDTPSFISLFDFWKKNSPHLREILTLLYMVTVKNNMQLRACDLANEIMQTLGFCAVQEGNTYVHLNQGKKIVPLARIIQWIWYLQDRARVPQIKELPMKLCAPFEFVSTEDKKHVCFTDDSLTEMLFSGTVEGTALYNVCQILKQELREMCHFYADFWFFDNVLATWLVPNWFIYLADVNEKNAEREVFTQNSALVGMAMWVPQKCEKATYRSYHVSPLSLSVLRGPPSGVCVWGRGRDRIPNLNRAE